A window of the Streptomyces albireticuli genome harbors these coding sequences:
- a CDS encoding acyl-CoA dehydrogenase family protein, translating to MRRTVYNEDHEAFRETIRDFVAAEVVPVYDEWREAGAAPRDFYKKLGELGVFGIEVPEEYGGAGESSFKFQAVVAEECARAGVSFGGSSVHTALCLPYLLTYGTEEQKRRWLPPFVSGDMMTAIAMTEPGTGSDLAGMKTTAKLSEDGTHYVLNGAKTFITGGVHADRVLVCARTAPPTPEDRRSGISILVVDTASEGYAVGRKLEKLGLHSSDTAELSFTDVKVPVEDLLGEEGKAFGYLGHNLPQERLYIAVGAYAQSAAAVEFAKAYCRDRTVFGQSVAAFQNTKFVLADCKAEVDAMQAVVDRALDAHDAGELTAADAASAKLFTTERAAVVIDKCLQLHGGYGYMMEYPIARLYADTRVSRIYGGTSEVMRSIIAKSMGL from the coding sequence ATGCGTCGGACGGTGTACAACGAGGACCACGAGGCGTTCCGGGAGACGATCCGCGACTTCGTCGCCGCGGAGGTCGTGCCCGTCTACGACGAGTGGCGCGAGGCCGGCGCCGCGCCCCGCGACTTCTACAAGAAGCTCGGCGAGCTGGGCGTCTTCGGCATCGAGGTGCCCGAGGAGTACGGCGGCGCCGGCGAGAGCAGCTTCAAGTTCCAGGCCGTCGTCGCCGAGGAGTGCGCCCGCGCCGGCGTCAGCTTCGGCGGCAGCAGCGTGCACACCGCGCTCTGCCTGCCCTACCTCCTCACGTACGGCACCGAGGAGCAGAAGCGGCGCTGGCTGCCGCCCTTCGTCTCCGGCGACATGATGACCGCCATCGCCATGACCGAGCCCGGCACCGGCTCCGACCTGGCCGGCATGAAGACCACGGCCAAGCTCTCCGAGGACGGCACGCACTACGTCCTCAACGGCGCCAAGACCTTCATCACCGGCGGCGTCCACGCCGACCGCGTCCTGGTCTGCGCCCGCACCGCGCCGCCCACCCCCGAGGACCGCCGCTCCGGCATCTCCATCCTCGTCGTCGACACCGCCTCCGAGGGCTACGCCGTCGGCCGCAAGCTGGAGAAGCTCGGCCTGCACTCCTCGGACACCGCCGAACTCTCCTTCACCGACGTCAAGGTGCCCGTCGAGGACCTCCTCGGCGAGGAGGGCAAGGCCTTCGGCTACCTCGGCCACAACCTCCCGCAGGAGCGCCTCTACATCGCCGTCGGCGCGTACGCCCAGTCCGCGGCGGCCGTCGAGTTCGCCAAGGCGTACTGCCGGGACCGCACCGTCTTCGGGCAGTCCGTCGCCGCCTTCCAGAACACCAAGTTCGTGCTCGCCGACTGCAAGGCCGAGGTCGACGCGATGCAGGCGGTCGTCGACCGCGCCCTGGACGCGCACGACGCGGGCGAGCTGACCGCCGCCGACGCCGCCTCCGCCAAGCTCTTCACCACCGAGCGGGCCGCCGTCGTCATCGACAAGTGCCTCCAGTTGCACGGCGGTTACGGTTACATGATGGAGTACCCGATAGCCCGGCTCTACGCGGACACCCGCGTCAGCCGCATCTACGGCGGCACCAGTGAGGTCATGCGCTCCATCATCGCCAAGTCGATGGGTCTGTAG
- the tesB gene encoding acyl-CoA thioesterase II produces MNESLQDLLDLLDLERIERDIFRGTSRPSVVPRVFGGQVAAQALVAAGRTVPAERLPHSLHAYFLRPGDPGAPIVYTVDRIRDGRSFTTRRVVAVQHGQPIFHLSASFQAYEEGLEHQEPMPPAPDPLSLPTAAEMLPRHAHRFVDPQVAERLSDARAAVDLRYADEPPFASVGEPREPKSQVWFRTNGKLADDPLLHVCLVTYVSDMTLLDSVLLAHGRGGWTVGDVVGASLDHAMWFHRPFRADEWLLYDQESPTAQGGRGLARGRIFTEGGQLAVSVIQEGVVRVPRPRTGS; encoded by the coding sequence ATGAACGAATCCCTCCAGGACCTGCTCGACCTCCTCGACCTCGAACGGATCGAGCGGGACATCTTCCGCGGCACCAGCCGCCCCTCCGTCGTGCCGCGCGTCTTCGGCGGCCAGGTCGCCGCCCAGGCCCTGGTCGCCGCCGGCCGCACCGTCCCCGCGGAGCGGCTGCCGCACTCGCTGCACGCCTACTTCCTGCGGCCCGGCGACCCCGGCGCGCCCATCGTCTACACCGTCGACCGGATCCGCGACGGGCGCTCCTTCACCACCCGCCGGGTGGTGGCCGTCCAGCACGGGCAGCCGATCTTCCACCTCTCCGCGTCCTTCCAGGCGTACGAGGAGGGGCTGGAGCACCAGGAGCCGATGCCGCCCGCGCCGGACCCGCTCTCGCTGCCCACCGCCGCCGAGATGCTGCCCCGCCACGCCCACCGCTTCGTCGACCCGCAGGTCGCGGAACGGCTGTCGGACGCGCGGGCGGCCGTCGACCTGCGCTACGCCGACGAGCCGCCGTTCGCCAGCGTGGGCGAGCCCCGCGAGCCCAAGTCGCAGGTGTGGTTCCGGACCAACGGCAAACTGGCGGACGACCCGCTGCTGCACGTCTGCCTGGTCACCTATGTCTCCGACATGACGCTCCTGGACTCCGTGCTGCTCGCCCACGGGCGCGGCGGCTGGACGGTCGGCGACGTCGTCGGCGCGAGCCTGGACCACGCGATGTGGTTCCACCGGCCGTTCCGCGCCGACGAGTGGCTGCTGTACGACCAGGAGAGCCCCACCGCGCAGGGCGGCCGGGGCCTCGCCAGGGGCCGGATCTTCACCGAGGGCGGGCAGTTGGCCGTCTCCGTCATCCAGGAGGGCGTGGTGCGGGTGCCGCGCCCCCGGACGGGGTCCTGA
- a CDS encoding phosphatase: MPIPSHAPSRAELIDHLVRTRIAGAVATPRENNLDHYRRLANGDRRYWLGLELGDRWADEQDVLAVMAERCGVSDDLDHRAGQDTIDPELTVDALDRMANVLRKAAEGRRRVLFATGHPGALLDVHRMTAGALRAAGCEVVRIPGGLRADDGCVVQFADVAVYEGGATLWHTHSPHPMTAILDGLLREGRPLPELVVADHGWAGCAAQRGIDAVGYADCNDPALFLAEAEGTLQVAVPMDDHVVDPRYYEPMTAYLLDAAGLTA, encoded by the coding sequence ATGCCGATACCGAGCCACGCACCCAGCCGCGCCGAACTGATCGACCACCTCGTCCGGACCCGTATCGCGGGCGCCGTGGCGACCCCCCGGGAGAACAACCTCGATCACTACCGCCGGCTCGCGAACGGTGACCGCCGGTACTGGCTGGGCCTGGAGCTGGGCGACCGCTGGGCGGACGAGCAGGACGTGCTGGCGGTGATGGCGGAGCGCTGCGGCGTGAGCGACGACCTCGACCACCGGGCCGGGCAGGACACCATCGACCCGGAGCTGACCGTCGACGCGCTGGACCGGATGGCGAACGTCCTGCGCAAGGCGGCGGAGGGCCGGCGGCGGGTGCTGTTCGCCACCGGACACCCGGGCGCGCTGCTGGACGTGCACCGGATGACGGCCGGGGCGCTGCGCGCGGCCGGCTGCGAGGTCGTGCGGATCCCGGGCGGGCTGCGGGCGGACGACGGCTGCGTCGTGCAGTTCGCGGACGTCGCGGTCTACGAGGGCGGGGCGACGCTCTGGCACACCCACTCCCCGCACCCGATGACGGCGATCCTCGACGGGCTGCTGCGGGAGGGCCGCCCGCTGCCGGAGCTGGTCGTCGCCGACCACGGCTGGGCGGGCTGCGCGGCCCAGCGCGGCATCGACGCCGTCGGCTACGCGGACTGCAACGACCCGGCGCTCTTCCTCGCGGAGGCGGAGGGCACGCTCCAGGTGGCGGTGCCGATGGACGACCACGTCGTCGACCCGCGGTACTACGAGCCGATGACGGCGTACCTGCTGGACGCGGCGGGTCTCACGGCGTAG